The following proteins are encoded in a genomic region of Pseudodesulfovibrio mercurii:
- the lon gene encoding endopeptidase La, producing MSQKKQKTPIRPSRIKRRKEDVEIDKTPKPVKGDEGGEDIPEIIEALTAGPGATLFGDGDDMTGHNPADIPQVLPVLAVRDIVVFNYMILPLFVGREKSVKAVDAALAGDRYILILTQKDEGVEDPGPDDLYMTGTVGMIMRMLKMPDGRLKVLVQGLARAKVRRFTSNDPYHIAELTPIIEPEAGSLTAEQEALVRSSRELSERILTLRGISSADIMSVLNSVSDPGRLADLIASNLRMKVDAAQKILECVEPIRRLELVNEQLLKEVEVASMQNKIQTMAKEGMDKAQRDFYLREQIKAIKRELGDEGDESEEMEELRKGLAASGMPKEVMKEAFKQLRRLETMHAESSEATVIRTYLDWMIDLPWKKLSRDRLDIKKAEEILNTDHYDLEKVKERILEYLSVRKLNPKMKGPILCFVGPPGVGKTSLGRSIARSLGRKFHRMSLGGMRDEAEIRGHRRTYIGAMPGRIIQAIKQCGTRNPVIMLDEIDKLGSDFRGDPSSALLEVLDPEQNFSFTDHYLNVPFDLSKVMFVCTANMLDSIPGPLMDRMEVIRIPGYTEQEKTVITRRYIIPRQLRENGLDEGELVISDKLAAKVIREYTREAGLRNVEREIGTLCRKMARKKAEGEKGPFKITVNNLYKLLGPPRFLDDEKEPTLPPGVAVGLAWTPVGGEILHIEVTTMPGKGKLILTGKLGDVMKESAQAALSIARARADLYGIDPNFADNRDIHVHVPAGATPKDGPSAGVTLVTALLSALTDTPVSPDLAMTGEISLRGRVLPVGGIKEKILAAVSRGMKKVLIPAQNKKDLAEIPDELRKRITIKTIEKVDEVWPLAKAK from the coding sequence TTGAGTCAGAAAAAGCAGAAAACTCCCATCCGTCCTTCGCGCATCAAGCGCCGGAAGGAGGACGTGGAGATCGATAAGACCCCGAAGCCCGTCAAGGGCGACGAGGGCGGAGAGGACATTCCCGAGATCATCGAGGCGTTGACGGCCGGTCCGGGCGCGACGCTGTTCGGTGACGGCGACGACATGACCGGGCACAATCCGGCGGACATTCCGCAGGTGTTGCCGGTTCTGGCGGTACGCGACATCGTGGTCTTCAACTACATGATCCTGCCCCTTTTCGTGGGCCGCGAGAAGTCGGTCAAGGCCGTGGACGCGGCCCTGGCGGGCGACCGCTACATCCTCATCCTGACCCAGAAGGACGAGGGCGTGGAGGACCCGGGGCCGGACGACCTGTACATGACCGGCACGGTGGGCATGATCATGCGCATGCTGAAGATGCCCGACGGCCGTCTCAAGGTCCTGGTCCAGGGGCTGGCGCGGGCCAAGGTCCGGCGGTTCACGTCCAACGACCCGTACCACATCGCCGAGCTGACCCCGATCATCGAGCCCGAGGCCGGATCGCTGACCGCCGAGCAGGAGGCGCTGGTGCGCTCCTCGCGCGAGCTGTCCGAGCGCATCCTGACCCTGCGCGGCATTTCCAGCGCGGACATCATGTCGGTGCTGAACAGCGTGTCCGATCCGGGCAGGCTGGCGGACCTGATCGCCTCCAACCTGCGCATGAAGGTGGACGCGGCCCAGAAGATTCTGGAGTGCGTGGAGCCCATCCGGCGGCTGGAGCTGGTCAACGAGCAGCTGCTCAAGGAGGTCGAGGTGGCCTCCATGCAGAACAAGATCCAGACCATGGCCAAGGAAGGCATGGACAAGGCCCAGCGCGACTTCTACCTGCGCGAGCAGATCAAGGCCATCAAGCGCGAGCTCGGCGACGAAGGCGACGAGTCCGAGGAGATGGAGGAGCTGCGCAAGGGACTGGCCGCGTCCGGCATGCCCAAGGAGGTCATGAAGGAGGCGTTCAAGCAGTTGCGGCGGCTGGAGACCATGCACGCCGAATCGAGCGAGGCCACGGTCATCCGCACCTATCTCGACTGGATGATCGACCTGCCGTGGAAGAAGCTCTCCCGCGACCGGCTGGACATCAAGAAGGCCGAAGAGATTCTCAACACCGACCACTACGACCTGGAAAAGGTCAAGGAGCGCATCCTCGAGTACCTGAGCGTGCGCAAGCTGAACCCCAAGATGAAGGGCCCGATCCTCTGCTTCGTGGGGCCTCCGGGCGTGGGCAAAACCTCGCTCGGGCGGTCCATCGCCCGGTCCCTGGGGCGCAAGTTCCACCGCATGTCGCTCGGCGGCATGCGCGACGAGGCCGAGATTCGCGGCCACCGGCGGACCTACATCGGGGCCATGCCGGGCCGGATCATCCAGGCCATCAAGCAGTGCGGCACGCGCAACCCGGTGATCATGCTCGACGAGATCGACAAGCTCGGCTCGGACTTCCGGGGCGACCCGTCCTCGGCCCTGCTCGAGGTGCTCGACCCGGAACAGAACTTCTCGTTCACGGACCACTACCTGAACGTGCCCTTCGACCTGTCCAAGGTCATGTTCGTGTGCACGGCCAACATGCTCGACTCCATCCCCGGCCCGCTCATGGACCGCATGGAGGTCATCCGCATCCCCGGCTACACCGAGCAGGAGAAGACCGTCATCACCCGGCGCTACATCATCCCGCGCCAGCTGCGGGAGAACGGCCTGGACGAGGGCGAGCTGGTCATCTCGGACAAGCTGGCGGCCAAGGTCATCCGCGAGTACACCCGCGAGGCGGGCCTGCGCAACGTGGAACGCGAGATCGGCACCCTATGCCGCAAGATGGCCCGCAAGAAGGCCGAGGGCGAAAAGGGGCCGTTCAAGATCACGGTCAACAACCTGTACAAGCTCCTCGGGCCGCCGCGCTTCCTGGACGACGAAAAGGAACCGACCCTGCCTCCGGGCGTGGCCGTGGGCCTGGCCTGGACCCCGGTGGGCGGCGAGATCCTGCACATCGAGGTGACGACCATGCCGGGCAAGGGCAAGCTCATCCTGACCGGCAAGCTCGGCGACGTCATGAAGGAGTCGGCCCAGGCCGCCCTGTCCATCGCGCGCGCCCGGGCGGACCTCTACGGCATCGACCCGAACTTCGCGGACAACCGCGACATCCACGTGCACGTCCCGGCCGGGGCCACTCCCAAGGACGGCCCGTCCGCGGGCGTCACCCTGGTCACCGCGCTCCTCTCGGCCCTGACCGACACCCCGGTTTCCCCGGACCTGGCCATGACCGGCGAGATATCCCTGCGCGGCCGCGTCCTGCCCGTGGGCGGCATCAAGGAAAAAATCCTGGCCGCCGTGTCCCGCGGCATGAAAAAGGTCCTCATCCCGGCCCAGAACAAAAAGGACCTGGCCGAGATTCCGGACGAACTGCGCAAACGCATCACCATCAAAACCATCGAAAAGGTGGACGAGGTCTGGCCCCTGGCCAAGGCCAAATAA
- a CDS encoding tetratricopeptide repeat protein, protein MSKDTHVSLDGRNRSGRTSKGCVGPVCCIFSTAKSRNPGKGTTLRGQGRVHYWLVRQVGEDGYAVRGVDGDFLPFGEESLISADDLINHYTAEVAVFEERMLPSARRHNYQLVGTDRAHGYRRSLLAIDEANVRGLFELGQEYIIARRMAKGRALLGELLRVKTPFPGKDQFLFNEFGISLRKLGHFEGAVVCYRRALKYTDRDDHLFYNLARAYYEQGQWWDCMNELSHCFGLDPDLPVARDLVILIHALAGNTALRLRYNKPPIPEGVARRAAVLCENLFDADEQAHARARTQTLRTEEKNVEGAEHAADERRDKGLWLPGRDAVGM, encoded by the coding sequence ATGAGCAAGGATACGCACGTTTCCCTCGACGGCAGGAATCGGTCGGGCCGCACCTCCAAGGGGTGCGTCGGCCCGGTCTGCTGCATCTTCTCCACCGCTAAATCCAGGAATCCCGGCAAGGGCACCACCCTGCGCGGCCAGGGCCGCGTCCACTACTGGCTCGTGCGCCAGGTGGGCGAGGACGGCTACGCCGTGCGCGGCGTGGACGGCGACTTCCTGCCCTTCGGCGAGGAATCCCTGATCTCCGCGGACGACCTCATCAACCACTACACGGCCGAGGTGGCCGTGTTCGAGGAGCGCATGCTGCCCTCGGCCCGCCGCCACAACTACCAGCTGGTGGGCACGGACCGGGCCCACGGCTATCGTCGCTCCCTGCTGGCCATCGACGAGGCCAACGTGCGCGGCCTGTTCGAACTGGGCCAGGAATACATCATCGCGCGGCGCATGGCCAAGGGCCGCGCCCTGCTCGGTGAGCTGCTGCGGGTCAAGACCCCGTTTCCGGGCAAGGACCAGTTCCTGTTCAACGAGTTCGGCATCAGCCTGCGCAAGCTAGGCCACTTCGAGGGCGCGGTGGTCTGCTACCGGCGGGCGCTCAAGTACACGGACCGCGACGACCACCTGTTCTACAACCTGGCCCGCGCCTACTACGAGCAGGGCCAGTGGTGGGACTGCATGAACGAGCTGTCCCACTGCTTCGGGCTCGACCCGGACCTGCCCGTGGCCCGCGACCTGGTCATCCTCATCCACGCCCTGGCCGGCAACACGGCCCTGCGCCTGCGCTACAACAAGCCCCCCATCCCCGAGGGCGTGGCCCGGCGCGCCGCCGTGCTGTGCGAAAACCTCTTCGACGCCGACGAGCAGGCCCACGCCCGCGCCCGGACCCAAACCCTCCGGACCGAGGAAAAGAACGTGGAGGGCGCGGAGCACGCCGCCGACGAGCGGCGCGACAAGGGCCTCTGGCTTCCTGGCCGCGATGCGGTGGGGATGTGA
- a CDS encoding tetratricopeptide repeat protein — MQDEFFALHLDAGDGDAASVCPFGRDFMADGRVRCVFSALTPVKMGMGASSRTHESLTFRFVEQTGEDDFASRLLSDRHLPIGEAELITLDELVEDYTPELAYFEEQVVPALLGRGAPEDVLAATVDAHAFNGLFGLGLVYLEHDETARASALFTDLARIRAGFEGRDQFLFNDFGIILRKCGRYDEAIAFFLRALDFVSDDENLFYNLARAHYENDDWTRSLDYLIQSHKFNPSLPVTKNLLALMVGLEGDERRLTRYHKPPVPPAVAARARQLLAAGSGRLKLDDTLVGRAVEPGRARSGGVGLVEFKRHGSDE; from the coding sequence ATGCAAGACGAATTTTTCGCGCTCCATCTCGATGCCGGGGACGGTGACGCCGCCTCGGTCTGTCCGTTCGGCCGGGACTTCATGGCGGACGGCCGCGTCCGCTGCGTGTTCTCGGCCCTGACCCCGGTGAAGATGGGCATGGGCGCGAGCAGCCGCACCCACGAGAGCCTGACCTTCCGCTTCGTGGAGCAGACCGGCGAGGACGATTTCGCCAGCCGTCTGCTCAGCGACCGGCACCTGCCCATAGGCGAGGCCGAACTGATCACCCTGGACGAACTCGTCGAGGACTACACGCCGGAACTGGCCTACTTCGAGGAGCAGGTGGTCCCGGCCCTGCTCGGCCGGGGCGCTCCGGAGGATGTCCTGGCCGCGACCGTGGACGCGCACGCCTTCAACGGCCTGTTCGGTCTGGGCCTGGTCTACCTGGAGCACGACGAGACCGCCCGCGCCTCGGCCCTGTTCACGGACCTGGCCCGGATCAGGGCCGGGTTCGAGGGCCGCGACCAGTTCCTGTTCAACGACTTCGGCATCATCCTGCGCAAGTGCGGCCGCTACGACGAGGCCATCGCCTTTTTCCTGCGCGCCCTGGACTTCGTCTCGGATGACGAGAATCTCTTCTACAACCTGGCCCGCGCTCACTACGAGAACGACGACTGGACGCGTTCCCTGGACTACCTGATCCAGTCCCACAAGTTCAATCCGTCACTGCCCGTGACCAAGAACCTGCTCGCGCTCATGGTCGGCCTGGAAGGGGACGAGCGGCGGCTGACCCGCTACCACAAACCCCCCGTGCCGCCCGCCGTGGCCGCCCGCGCCCGCCAGCTCCTGGCCGCCGGGTCCGGTCGGCTCAAGCTCGACGACACCCTGGTGGGCCGGGCCGTGGAGCCGGGCCGCGCCCGCTCCGGCGGCGTGGGGCTCGTGGAGTTCAAGCGCCACGGTAGCGACGAATAG
- a CDS encoding FmdB family zinc ribbon protein: MPIFEYKCNACGNEFEELVFDRDECPPCPKCQSTDTGKLMSAVRSKVGGFRPDSGGDSGPAAPSAPSSGCAGCSGGNCSSCG; the protein is encoded by the coding sequence ATGCCCATTTTCGAATACAAGTGCAATGCATGCGGCAACGAATTCGAGGAACTCGTCTTCGACCGCGACGAATGCCCCCCCTGCCCCAAATGCCAGTCCACCGACACCGGCAAACTCATGAGCGCCGTCCGGTCCAAGGTCGGCGGCTTCCGCCCGGATTCGGGCGGCGATTCCGGCCCGGCCGCGCCCAGCGCGCCCTCGTCCGGCTGCGCGGGCTGCTCCGGCGGCAACTGCTCCAGCTGCGGCTAG
- the hemC gene encoding hydroxymethylbilane synthase, which translates to MKKLTIATRGSALALWQANHIKDRLEAEHPGLSVDLLKIKTKGDKILDVPLAKVGGKGLFVKEIEEALLDGRAQLAVHSMKDVPTELPDGLEVGIIPEREEATDSLLSVKYDGLAGLPEGAVVGTSSLRRQSQLCALRPDLKIETLRGNLDTRLNKLLNGEYDAIVLATAGLKRLAMSAPKQEILSPPEFLPAVAQGALGIEFRSADTEVRDLLAFLDHAPTKHQVLAERGFLTGLDGGCQVPIAAWSVIEGETLRLTGYVAEVDGSTPIRRMVEGNVAHAWDLGMILAGQVLEAGGKAILDAVYARETR; encoded by the coding sequence ATGAAGAAGCTCACCATCGCCACCCGAGGCTCCGCCCTGGCCCTGTGGCAGGCCAACCACATCAAGGACCGGCTCGAGGCCGAACACCCCGGCCTGTCCGTGGACCTGCTCAAGATCAAGACCAAGGGGGACAAGATCCTCGATGTGCCGCTGGCCAAGGTCGGCGGCAAGGGACTGTTCGTCAAGGAGATCGAGGAGGCGCTGCTGGACGGCCGCGCCCAGCTGGCGGTCCACTCCATGAAGGACGTGCCCACCGAGCTGCCCGACGGCCTCGAGGTCGGCATCATCCCCGAGCGCGAGGAAGCCACCGACTCCCTGCTCTCGGTCAAGTACGACGGCCTCGCCGGGCTGCCCGAGGGGGCCGTGGTCGGCACCTCCAGCCTGCGCCGCCAATCCCAGCTCTGTGCCCTGCGCCCGGACCTCAAGATCGAGACCCTGCGCGGCAACCTGGACACCCGGCTGAACAAGCTCCTGAACGGCGAGTACGACGCCATCGTCCTGGCCACCGCCGGGCTCAAGCGGCTGGCCATGTCCGCCCCCAAACAGGAGATCCTGAGCCCGCCCGAGTTCCTGCCCGCCGTGGCCCAGGGCGCGCTCGGCATCGAGTTCCGCTCGGCCGACACCGAGGTCCGCGACCTGCTCGCCTTCCTGGACCACGCCCCGACCAAGCACCAGGTCCTGGCCGAACGCGGCTTCCTGACCGGGCTGGACGGCGGCTGCCAGGTGCCCATCGCGGCCTGGTCCGTGATCGAGGGCGAGACCCTGCGGCTGACCGGCTACGTGGCCGAGGTGGACGGCTCCACGCCCATCCGGCGCATGGTCGAGGGCAACGTGGCCCACGCCTGGGACCTGGGCATGATCCTGGCCGGACAGGTGCTCGAAGCGGGCGGCAAGGCCATCCTGGACGCGGTCTACGCACGGGAGACCCGGTAG
- the cobT gene encoding nicotinate-nucleotide--dimethylbenzimidazole phosphoribosyltransferase — translation MEAAFKRILDDISPVDRTPEAEGRAHLDNLTKPVGSLGRLEELALQLYLIQGGEPPQADPMRIYTVAGDHGVNAEGVSPYPQEVTRQMVLNFLADGAGINVLAKTVGAGLFVVDAGCCGGPFDDHPALIQAKIAPGTANLAQGPAMTREQCLEALLLGVSLADRAHADGVRVLGTGDMGISNTTPSTALYAAYLGLDPAGLTGPGAGLAPSSLPAKTAVIRRGLDANRDAIDSGDPVEILAALGGLEIAALAGLVLGGAKNHQLVCVDGFISTAACLAAWKIHPAVRDYCLLSHASAEPGYAAVTETLGVTPYLHLGFRLGEGTGSACAMFLVRAAANVFNQMATFASAGVSGSK, via the coding sequence ATGGAAGCAGCATTCAAACGCATACTCGACGACATCTCCCCCGTGGACCGCACCCCCGAAGCCGAGGGCCGGGCCCATCTCGACAACCTGACCAAGCCCGTGGGCAGCCTCGGCCGCCTTGAGGAACTGGCCCTGCAACTCTATCTCATCCAGGGCGGCGAGCCGCCCCAGGCCGATCCCATGCGTATCTACACCGTGGCCGGGGACCACGGCGTCAACGCCGAGGGCGTGTCGCCCTATCCCCAGGAGGTCACCCGCCAGATGGTCCTCAACTTCCTGGCCGACGGCGCGGGCATCAACGTCCTGGCCAAGACCGTGGGGGCCGGGCTCTTCGTGGTGGACGCGGGCTGCTGCGGCGGCCCGTTCGACGACCATCCGGCCCTGATCCAGGCCAAGATCGCGCCCGGCACCGCCAACCTGGCCCAGGGCCCGGCCATGACCCGCGAACAGTGCCTTGAGGCCCTGCTGCTCGGCGTGTCCCTGGCCGACCGCGCCCACGCCGACGGCGTCAGGGTGCTCGGCACCGGCGACATGGGCATCTCCAACACCACTCCGTCCACGGCCCTGTACGCGGCCTACCTCGGCCTGGACCCGGCGGGCCTGACCGGTCCCGGCGCGGGCCTGGCCCCGTCGAGCCTCCCGGCCAAGACCGCCGTCATCCGGCGCGGCCTGGACGCCAACCGGGACGCCATCGACTCCGGCGATCCCGTGGAAATCCTGGCCGCCCTCGGCGGACTGGAGATCGCCGCTCTGGCCGGGCTCGTCCTGGGCGGGGCCAAGAACCACCAGCTCGTCTGCGTGGACGGCTTCATCTCCACCGCCGCCTGCCTCGCGGCCTGGAAGATCCACCCGGCGGTTCGGGACTACTGCCTGCTTAGCCACGCCTCGGCCGAACCCGGCTACGCCGCCGTGACCGAAACCCTGGGCGTCACCCCCTACCTCCACCTCGGCTTCCGCCTCGGCGAAGGCACGGGCTCGGCCTGCGCCATGTTCCTCGTCCGCGCCGCCGCCAATGTCTTCAACCAAATGGCCACCTTCGCCTCCGCCGGAGTGTCCGGCAGCAAGTAA
- a CDS encoding WcbI family polysaccharide biosynthesis putative acetyltransferase yields MARELCLIHANCQGEPLLARLACCPAFRERYECRLYTNYVREPLPEADLTRCSLFLYQQLGPTWGELASASLIARLPDRARALCVPNMFFKGYWPTWSGRAGFDYRCELLDGYIDAGLTADEAVLLYLRADLAAKFDLAALMEGTLRREREREAHTPIKYMSLIEELHGSRQLFATVNHPGALLMDHAARGVLRELGLPAPDPAALAALGEPFPDFEQPIHPSVAAFFGWDFAGPDRRYRVYGRDMTFARWTANYVAARQRGVTDFIGFLQGVDD; encoded by the coding sequence ATGGCCCGGGAACTCTGCCTTATCCACGCCAACTGCCAGGGCGAACCCCTGCTGGCCCGGCTCGCCTGCTGCCCGGCCTTCCGCGAGCGCTACGAGTGCCGCCTGTACACCAACTACGTGCGCGAACCCCTCCCCGAGGCCGACCTGACGCGCTGCTCCCTCTTCCTGTACCAGCAGCTCGGGCCCACCTGGGGCGAGCTGGCCTCGGCGTCGCTGATCGCACGGCTGCCGGACCGCGCCCGCGCCCTGTGCGTGCCGAACATGTTCTTCAAGGGGTACTGGCCCACCTGGTCGGGCCGGGCCGGGTTCGACTACCGCTGCGAGTTGCTCGACGGCTACATCGACGCCGGGCTGACCGCGGACGAGGCCGTGCTGCTCTATCTGCGCGCCGACCTGGCCGCCAAGTTCGACCTGGCCGCGCTCATGGAGGGCACCCTGCGCCGCGAGCGCGAACGCGAGGCCCACACCCCGATCAAGTACATGTCCCTGATCGAGGAACTCCACGGCAGCCGACAGCTCTTCGCCACGGTCAACCACCCCGGCGCCCTGCTCATGGACCACGCTGCGCGCGGCGTGCTGCGCGAACTCGGCCTGCCCGCACCGGACCCCGCCGCCCTGGCCGCCCTGGGCGAGCCGTTCCCGGACTTCGAACAGCCCATCCACCCGTCCGTGGCCGCCTTCTTCGGCTGGGACTTCGCCGGGCCGGACCGCCGATACCGGGTCTACGGCCGGGACATGACCTTCGCCCGCTGGACCGCCAACTACGTCGCCGCCCGCCAACGCGGCGTCACCGACTTCATCGGCTTCCTGCAAGGGGTCGACGACTGA
- the thrB gene encoding homoserine kinase produces the protein MAFTPIQRDEVSRPCITLVGMAGAGKSTLGELLARRLGWGQLDTDRYMESYYGLSLQAIMDTYGLEDFLRIEERLVSELNLTRTVISTGGSVIYGPEAVRRLKELGPVVLLDIDEATFLERVGSGENRGLAIGPGKTMRDLYNERLPLYREAADLTVRTDQCAPEECVDQILQHIQIA, from the coding sequence ATGGCCTTCACGCCGATCCAGCGCGACGAGGTCAGCCGACCGTGCATCACCCTGGTGGGCATGGCCGGGGCGGGCAAGTCCACCCTGGGCGAACTCCTGGCCCGGCGGCTCGGCTGGGGCCAGCTCGACACGGACAGGTACATGGAGTCCTACTACGGGCTGAGCCTCCAGGCGATCATGGACACCTACGGCCTGGAGGATTTCCTGCGCATCGAGGAGCGGCTGGTCTCGGAACTGAACCTGACGCGCACGGTCATCTCCACGGGCGGCTCGGTCATCTACGGGCCCGAGGCGGTCCGCCGTCTCAAGGAGCTGGGCCCGGTGGTCCTGCTCGACATCGACGAGGCCACCTTCCTTGAGCGCGTGGGCAGCGGCGAAAACCGCGGCCTGGCCATCGGGCCGGGCAAGACCATGCGCGACCTGTACAACGAACGGCTGCCCCTCTACCGCGAGGCCGCCGACCTGACGGTCCGCACCGACCAATGCGCTCCCGAGGAGTGCGTGGACCAGATCCTCCAACATATCCAGATAGCATGA
- the pyrR gene encoding bifunctional pyr operon transcriptional regulator/uracil phosphoribosyltransferase PyrR, which produces MKDCGTILSEREMSRTLERLAVEIYERRGDDASLAILGIQRRGADLAERLKKLLDARLGRKVPLGKLDINLYRDDWTTNLELAPTINCSEIGFDVEGKSIVLVDDVLYSGRTIRAALEAILDYGRPRRVELLVLVDRGHRELPIQADYVGKKLDTLGNEHVNVLVVERDGEDRVCLVRGE; this is translated from the coding sequence ATGAAAGACTGCGGCACCATATTGTCCGAAAGGGAAATGAGCCGGACGCTCGAACGGCTGGCCGTCGAGATATACGAGCGGCGGGGCGACGACGCGTCCCTGGCCATCCTGGGCATCCAGCGGCGGGGCGCGGACCTGGCCGAGCGGCTGAAGAAGCTGCTGGACGCGCGGCTCGGGCGCAAGGTGCCCCTGGGCAAGCTGGACATCAACCTCTACCGCGACGACTGGACCACCAACCTGGAGCTGGCCCCGACCATCAACTGTTCGGAGATCGGCTTCGACGTGGAGGGCAAGTCCATCGTGCTGGTGGACGACGTGCTCTACTCGGGCCGGACCATCCGGGCCGCGCTGGAGGCCATCCTCGATTACGGCCGCCCCAGGCGGGTGGAGCTGCTGGTCCTGGTGGACCGGGGCCACCGCGAGCTGCCGATCCAGGCGGACTACGTGGGCAAGAAGCTGGACACCCTGGGCAACGAGCACGTCAACGTGCTGGTCGTTGAACGGGACGGCGAGGACCGGGTCTGCCTGGTCCGGGGCGAGTAG
- a CDS encoding IscA/HesB family protein has product MIEVTEAAQKQLEGYFQDKEASPIRVYLAAGGUAGPRLTLALDEPNDMDDVSEAGGFTFLVEKDLLAQTGDIRIDMTYYGFVVESQNPVSGGGDSCSCSSSGSCSSAGSGGCGC; this is encoded by the coding sequence ATGATCGAAGTCACCGAAGCTGCCCAGAAGCAGCTCGAAGGCTACTTCCAGGACAAGGAAGCGTCCCCGATCCGCGTGTATCTCGCGGCCGGCGGCTGAGCGGGCCCGCGCCTGACCCTGGCTCTGGATGAGCCTAACGATATGGACGACGTGTCCGAGGCCGGTGGATTCACCTTCCTCGTGGAAAAGGACCTGCTGGCCCAGACCGGCGATATCAGAATCGACATGACCTACTACGGATTCGTCGTGGAGTCCCAGAACCCGGTCAGCGGCGGCGGCGACAGCTGCTCCTGCTCCTCCTCGGGTTCCTGCTCCTCCGCAGGCTCCGGCGGCTGCGGCTGCTAG
- a CDS encoding IscA/HesB family protein: protein MITVSESAQNELTKYFEDKDVQPIRVHLADGGCAGPRLSLALDEVREGDKSVEQGAFTFLINEELAQASGAVSIDMTPYGFQVSSENQIGGGGCGCSSCGTGSCGC, encoded by the coding sequence ATGATCACAGTTTCCGAATCGGCCCAGAATGAACTGACCAAATATTTCGAGGACAAGGACGTGCAGCCCATCCGGGTGCACCTGGCCGACGGCGGTTGCGCCGGTCCGCGCCTGTCCCTGGCCCTGGACGAGGTGCGCGAAGGCGACAAGTCCGTGGAGCAGGGAGCCTTCACCTTCCTGATCAACGAGGAACTGGCCCAGGCCTCGGGCGCGGTCTCCATCGACATGACCCCCTACGGCTTCCAGGTCTCTTCCGAGAACCAGATCGGCGGCGGGGGTTGCGGATGCTCCTCCTGCGGCACCGGCTCCTGCGGCTGCTAG
- a CDS encoding phenylacetate--CoA ligase family protein, with protein sequence MYYTEYETEPREKRMKRKWKGVKDVLAAAEAGSGEFRERLGALGACARDFKDWDDYAKIPPLRKKDLIEWQREHGIGWFLNGRPGELRRIYQSPGPIYDPEGREPDYWAWSEGFFAAGFRPGDLAQMTFSYHMTPAGLMLEEPLRDIGCAVIPAGPGNTEKQIEFLTELPVNAFIGMASYLKVIGEKAVALGLDPLADFHLEKAYVAAEPLPESLRREVQEMFGITVRQGYGTADVGCIAYECRELGGMHLSNYRHVEICDPATGLPVPDGEVGEVVVTPFFTDYPLVRLATGDLSSMDLSHCACGRTARKLTGWKGRADDTTKVKGQFIYPGQAATVFSRYPAISGWQIRVKHVSGRDVLVVVAETAQPFDTESFEADFQATMKLRPVVETCVPGTLPENAPRLVDERTFD encoded by the coding sequence ATGTACTACACCGAGTATGAGACGGAGCCGCGCGAGAAGCGGATGAAGCGCAAGTGGAAGGGCGTGAAGGACGTGCTCGCGGCGGCCGAGGCCGGGTCTGGCGAGTTCCGGGAGCGGCTGGGGGCGTTGGGAGCGTGCGCGCGCGATTTCAAGGACTGGGACGACTACGCCAAGATTCCGCCCCTGCGCAAGAAGGACCTCATTGAGTGGCAGCGGGAGCACGGCATCGGCTGGTTCCTGAACGGCAGGCCCGGCGAACTGCGGCGCATCTACCAGTCGCCCGGCCCGATCTATGATCCCGAGGGGCGCGAGCCGGACTACTGGGCCTGGTCCGAGGGGTTCTTCGCGGCCGGGTTCCGGCCCGGCGACCTGGCGCAGATGACCTTTTCCTACCACATGACCCCGGCCGGGCTCATGCTGGAGGAGCCGCTCCGGGACATCGGCTGCGCGGTCATCCCGGCCGGTCCGGGCAACACCGAGAAGCAGATCGAGTTCCTGACCGAGCTGCCGGTCAACGCCTTCATCGGCATGGCCAGCTACCTGAAGGTCATCGGCGAGAAGGCCGTGGCCTTGGGGCTCGACCCGCTGGCGGATTTCCATTTGGAAAAGGCCTACGTGGCGGCCGAGCCCCTGCCCGAGAGCCTGCGCCGGGAGGTGCAGGAGATGTTCGGCATCACCGTGCGCCAGGGGTACGGCACGGCGGACGTGGGCTGCATCGCCTACGAGTGCCGCGAACTGGGCGGCATGCACCTGTCCAACTACCGGCACGTGGAGATCTGCGACCCGGCCACCGGGCTGCCCGTGCCCGACGGCGAGGTGGGCGAGGTGGTGGTCACCCCGTTCTTCACCGACTATCCGCTGGTCCGCCTGGCCACGGGCGACCTGTCGTCCATGGACCTGAGCCATTGCGCCTGCGGCCGCACGGCCAGAAAGCTTACCGGATGGAAAGGGCGGGCCGACGACACAACCAAGGTCAAGGGCCAGTTCATCTATCCGGGCCAGGCCGCGACCGTCTTTTCACGATACCCGGCCATTTCAGGCTGGCAAATACGGGTGAAACATGTTAGTGGCAGGGACGTACTCGTGGTTGTGGCGGAAACGGCGCAGCCTTTCGATACGGAAAGCTTCGAGGCCGACTTCCAGGCCACGATGAAACTGCGACCAGTCGTCGAGACCTGCGTCCCCGGCACCCTGCCTGAGAACGCCCCTCGTCTCGTCGATGAAAGGACTTTCGATTAA